One Saccharomyces kudriavzevii IFO 1802 strain IFO1802 genome assembly, chromosome: 7 DNA segment encodes these proteins:
- the SPT16 gene encoding chromatin-remodeling protein SPT16 (similar to Saccharomyces cerevisiae SPT16 (YGL207W); ancestral locus Anc_3.516) produces the protein MEELNINFKVFKKRIESLYSMYSEFEGHPNSLLFVLGSSNAENPYQKTTILHNWLLSYEFPATLIALVPGKIIIITSSAKAKHLQKAVDLFNDPESKIGLELWQRNNKEPEHNKKLFDDVIALINGAGRTVGIPEKDSYQGKFMTEWNPIWEAAVKEDEFNVIDVSLGLSKVWEVKDANEQAFLSVSSKGSDKFMDLLSNEMVRAVDEELKITNAKLSDKIENKIDDVKFLKQLSPDLSSLCPPNHKFNFDLLDWTYSPIIQSGKKFDLRVSTRSTNDQLYGNGCILASCGIRYNNYCSNITRTFLIDPSEEMASNYDFLLTIQKEIITNMLRVGSTPKEVYESVIEYIEKSKPELVSSFTKNIGSLIGLEFRDSNFILNAKNDYRKINPGDCFNISFGFNNLKDSQSGNNYALQLADTIQIPLEETEAPRFLTNYTKAKSQISFYFNNEEEDGNKKKSSPTAKVPSKPDRNSKILRTKLRGEARGGAEDAQKEQIRKENQKKLHEKMEKNGLLRFSAADANGTDSEPRQYFKKYESYVRDSQLPTNIRDLRIHVDWKSQTIILPIYGRPVPFHINSYKNGSKNEEGEYTYLRLNFNSPGSSGGISKKVEELPYEESADNQFVRSITLRSKDGDRMSETFKQIADLKKEATKREQERKALADVVQQDRLIENKTGRTKRLDQIFVRPNPDTKRVPSTVFIHENGIRFQSPLRTDSRIDILFSNIKNLVFQSCKGELIVVIHIHLKNPILMGKKKIQDVQFYREASDMSVDETGGGRRGQSRFRRYGDEDELEQEQEERRKRAALDKEFKYFADAIAEASNGMLTVENTFRDLGFQGVPNRSAVFCMPTTDCLVQLIEPPFLVINLEEVEICILERVQFGLKNFDMVFVYKDFNKPVTHINTVPIESLDFLKQWLTDMDIPYTVSTINLNWATIMKSLQDDPYQFFLDGGWNFLATGSDDEASDESEEEISEYEASEEDVSDESAFSEDEEGSEVGDDISGDESEDYSGDESEEGEDWDELEKNAARADRGANFRD, from the coding sequence atggaagaattgaatattAATTTTAaagtattcaaaaaaaggattGAATCGCTGTATTCCATGTACAGCGAGTTTGAGGGTCATCCAAACTCGCTGTTGTTTGTTTTGGGCTCTTCCAATGCTGAAAATCCTTACCAGAAGACCACCATATTGCATAATTGGTTATTGAGTTACGAATTCCCGGCTACTCTAATTGCACTAGTCCCTGGGAAAATTATCATAATTACTAGTTCTGCCAAGGCCAAGCATCTGCAAAAGGCTGTTGACTTGTTTAATGATCCTGAGAGCAAAATTGGCCTGGAATTATGGCAGAGAAACAATAAAGAGCCAGAACATAATAAGAAGTTGTTTGACGATGTTATCGCTCTAATCAATGGTGCTGGTAGAACAGTCGGCATCCCTGAAAAAGACTCTTATCAAGGTAAATTCATGACCGAATGGAACCCTATATGGGAAGCAGCCGTTAAGGAAGACGAATTCAATGTCATTGATGTCTCTTTGGGCCTCTCGAAGGTTTGGGAAGTCAAAGATGCTAATGAGCAAGCATTTTTGTCTGTTTCAAGTAAGGGTTCCGATAAATTTATGGATCTTTTATCTAATGAAATGGTTCGCGCTGTTGACGAAGAATTAAAGATTACCAATGCCAAGTTGTCAgacaaaattgaaaataaaattgacGACGTTAAGTTTCTGAAGCAATTAAGCCCTGATTTAAGTTCACTGTGCCCACCAAACCACAAATTcaattttgatttattGGATTGGACTTATTCTCCTATCATTCAGTCGGGAAAGAAATTCGATCTTAGAGTTTCTACCCGTTCCACTAATGATCAATTATACGGTAACGGGTGTATTCTAGCCTCATGTGGTATTCGCTACAATAATTACTGTTCTAATATTACTAGGACTTTTTTGATCGATCCATCTGAGGAAATGGCTAGTAATTATGATTTCTTGCTGACTATTCAGAAAGAGATTATAACCAATATGTTAAGAGTCGGTAGTACACCAAAGGAAGTATACGAATCAGTAATAGAATACATCGAAAAATCTAAACCCGAGCTAGTTTCAAGTTTCACTAAAAACATTGGTTCATTGATTGGTCTTGAATTTAGGGATTCTAACTTCATACTTAACGCAAAAAATGATTACCGCAAGATCAACCCTGGTGATTGCTTCAATATTTCATTCGGtttcaataatttgaaagattctCAAAGTGGCAACAACTACGCCTTACAATTAGCTGATACAATACAGATCCCGCTTGAAGAAACAGAGGCGCCACGGTTCTTAACAAATTATACCAAAGCTAAATCACAAAtatctttttatttcaataacgaggaagaagatggtaacaaaaaaaaatcttcgCCAACCGCTAAGGTTCCAAGTAAGCCAGATAGAAATTCTAAAATTCTAAGAACGAAATTACGTGGAGAAGCTCGTGGTGGTGCCGAAGACGCCCAAAAGGAACAAATTCGTAAGgaaaaccaaaagaaacTGCACGAGAAAATGGAGAAGAATGGGCTATTGAGATTCAGTGCTGCTGATGCCAACGGCACGGATAGCGAACCTCGTCagtatttcaaaaaatatgagTCCTATGTCCGGGATTCGCAATTACCAACTAATATTCGTGACTTAAGAATCCATGTTGACTGGAAAAGTCAAACAATTATTCTACCCATCTATGGTAGGCCAGTTCCATTTCATATCAACTCATACAAGAACGGttctaaaaatgaagaaggtgaatACACATACTTGCGTCTGAACTTCAATTCACCAGGGTCTTCTGGTGGTATTTCCAAGAAGGTTGAGGAATTGCCATACGAAGAATCGGCAGATAACCAATTTGTACGTTCAATCACATTAAGATCTAAAGATGGTGACCGTATGAGTGAAACCTTCAAACAAATTgctgatttgaaaaaagaagccaCAAAGAGAGAGCAAGAACGTAAAGCTCTTGCTGATGTCGTTCAGCAGGATAGGCtgattgaaaataaaacaggGAGAACAAAGAGACTCGATCAAATCTTTGTCAGACCAAATCCTGATACCAAGCGTGTCCCGAGTACAGTTTTTATCCATGAAAATGGTATTAGATTTCAATCTCCATTGAGAACCGATAGTAGAATAGATAttctgttttcaaatatcaaaaatctAGTTTTTCAATCCTGTAAAGGTGAACTAATTGTTGTCATTCAtattcatttgaagaatccAATTTTGATgggcaaaaagaaaattcaagatgTTCAATTTTACCGTGAAGCTTCTGATATGTCTGTTGATGAAACTGGGGGCGGAAGACGTGGTCAATCTAGATTTAGAAGATACGGTGATGAGGATGAATtagaacaagaacaagaagaaagaagaaaacgagCTGCGCTTGATAAAGAATTTAAATACTTCGCAGATGCGATCGCGGAAGCATCAAATGGTATGTTGACTGTGGAAAACACATTTAGAGATTTAGGCTTCCAAGGTGTCCCCAATAGATCAGCAGTTTTCTGTATGCCAACTACAGATTGTTTGGTTCAGTTAATTGAACCACCATTTTTGGTCATTAACCTGGAGGAAGTTGAAATCTGCATTTTAGAAAGAGTTCAGTTTGGTTTGAAGAACTTCGATATGGTTTTCGTTTATAAGGATTTCAATAAGCCTGTTACACACATCAATACGGTTCCAATCGAATCCctggattttttgaagcaaTGGTTGACAGATATGGATATCCCTTACACAGTTTCTACTATCAATTTGAACTGGGCTACGATTATGAAGTCATTACAAGATGACCcatatcaatttttcttggatggTGGCTGGAACTTCCTGGCTACCGgttcagatgatgaagctTCcgatgaaagtgaagaagaaatcagtGAATACGAGGCATCTGAGGAGGATGTTAGTGATGAGAGTGCTTTCTccgaagatgaagaaggatCTGAGGTAGGCGACGATATTAGTGGtgatgaaagtgaagacTATTCTGGCGATGAGAGTGAAGAAGGGGAAGATTGGGATGAGTTAGAGAAAAACGCCGCCAGAGCTGACAGGGGCGCGAACTTTAGAGATTGA
- the CHC1 gene encoding clathrin heavy chain (similar to Saccharomyces cerevisiae CHC1 (YGL206C); ancestral locus Anc_3.515): MSDLPIEFTELVDLTSLGISPQFLDFRSTTFESDHFVTVRETKDGSNSVAIVDLAKSNEVTRKNMGGDSAIMHPSQMVISVRANGTIVQIFNLETKSKLKSFTLDEPVIFWRWLSETTLGFVTARSILTSNVFDGNVNAKPQLLTTRHANLNNTQIINFVGNKNLDWFAVVGILQENGRIAGRIQLFSKQRNISQAIDGHVATFTNILLEGNGSTPIQVFVTGNRNATTGAGELRIIEIDHDASLPSQYQKKTTDIFFPPDATNDFPIAVQVSEKYGIIYLLTKYGFIHLYELETGTNLFVNRITAESVFTAAPYNHENGIACINKKGQVLAVEISISQIVPYILNKLSNVSLALTVATRGGLPGADDLFQKQFESLLQQNDYQNAAKVAASSTSLRNQNTINRLKNIQAPPGAISPILLYFSTLLDKGKLNKEETIELARPVLQQDRKQLFEKWLKEDKLECSEELGDIVKPFDTTLALACYLRASAHAKVISCLAELQQFEKIIPYCQKVNYQPNFLVLISSLIRSSPDRASEFAVSLLQNPEAASQIDIEKIADLFFSQNHIQQGTSLLLDALKGDTPDQGHLQTRVLEVNLLHAPQVADAILGNNIFSHYDKPTIASLSEKAGLYQRALENYTDIKDIKRCVIHTSALPIDWLVGYFGKLNVEQSLACLKALMDNNIQTNVQTVVQVATKFSDLIGPSILIKLFEDYNATEGLYYYLASLVNLTEDKDVVYKYIEAAAKMKQYREIERIVKDNSVYDPERVKNFLKDANLEDQLPLVIVCDRFNFVHEMILYLYKSQNLKFIETYVQQVNPSKTAQVVGALLDMDCDEKFIQHLLQSVLGQVPIDELTTEVEKRNRLKILLPFLEQSLSQGIQDQAVYNALAKIYIDSNNSPEKFLKENDQYDTLDVGHYCEKRDPYLAYIAYEKGQNDDDLIRITNENSMYKYQARYLLERSDLDLWNKVLNSENIHKRQLIDSVISVGIPELTDPEPVSLTVQAFMTNGLKLELIELLEKIILEPSPFNENVALQGLLLLSAIKYEPTKVSSYIEKLDNYDADEIAPLCIEHDLKEEAFEIYDKHEMYGKALKVLVEDIMSLDRAAAYADKINSSELWSQIGTAQLDGLRIPDAIESYIKAEDPSNYENVIDIAEQASKYEELIPYLLMARKALKEPKIDGALILAYAELNKIHEIENLLVGSNVANLNQVGDKLFENKEYKAARLCYSAVSNYSKLASTLVYLGDYQSAVDTARKASNIKVWKLVNDACIEKKEFKLAQICGLNLIVHAEELDELVQKYESNGFFEELIALFEAGLGLERAHMGMFTELAILYSKYEPEKSFEHLKLFWSRINIPKVIRAIEQAHLWSELVFLYAHYDEWDNAALTLIEKSTKDLDHAYFKEVIVKVSNLEIYYKAINFYVKFHPSLLVDLLTALTPRLDIPRTVKIFSKSDNLPLIKPFLINVLPKNNSVVNQAYHDLMIEEEDYKALQDAVDSYDKFDQLGLASRLESHQLVFFKKIAALLYRRNKKWSKSLSILKEEKLWKDTIETAAISQDAKVVEDLMTYFVETGNKEAFVALLYVAYNLVRFDFVLEISWMNSLEDYIKPYEISVKKEQNDSIRKISQELAEKSGSNEEQRDGQPLMLMNSAMNLQPTGF, encoded by the coding sequence ATGAGTGACCTACCCATTGAATTTACTGAATTGGTCGATCTGACGTCTCTAGGAATTTCCCCTCAATTCCTAGACTTTAGATCAACCACTTTTGAAAGTGACCACTTCGTCACCGTCAGGGAAACGAAGGATGGTTCGAACTCCGTTGCGATTGTGGATCTGGCTAAGAGTAATGAAGTGACAAGGAAGAATATGGGCGGTGATTCTGCTATTATGCATCCTTCTCAAATGGTTATTTCCGTCAGAGCCAACGGCACCATCGTACAGATATTCAACTTAGAGACCAAGAGCAAGCTGAAGTCTTTCACTTTAGACGAACCGGTTATTTTTTGGAGATGGTTGAGTGAGACCACTTTGGGTTTTGTCACAGCAAGATCCATACTGACTTCGAATGTCTTTGATGGTAACGTAAACGCCAAACCTCAATTGCTCACCACAAGACATGCCAACTTGAATAATACCCAAATTATCAATTTTGTAGGCAATAAAAATCTTGATTGGTTCGCTGTTGTTGGTATcttacaagaaaatggcCGCATCGCCGGTAGAATCCAATTATTCTCCAAACAACGTAATATTTCGCAAGCTATTGACGGGCATGTGGCCACCTTCACTAATATATTACTAGAAGGTAATGGCTCAACACCAATACAAGTTTTCGTTACCGGTAATAGAAATGCCACCACAGGTGCTGGCGAATTAAGAATCATTGAGATCGATCATGATGCTTCTTTGCCATCTCAGTATCAGAAAAAGACCACCGATATCTTCTTTCCGCCGGATGCTACAAATGATTTTCCTATTGCTGTCCAggtttctgaaaaatacgGCATAATTTACCTATTAACCAAATACGGTTTCATCCACTTGTACGAACTGGAAACCGGCACCAATCTATTTGTTAATAGAATTACTGCAGAATCTGTTTTTACCGCTGCCCCTTACAATCACGAAAACGGTATAGCGTGCATCAACAAGAAAGGTCAAGTTTTGGCAGTCGAAATTTCCATTTCCCAAATTGTTCCATACATCCTGAACAAATTATCCAATGTATCACTAGCCTTGACTGTCGCTACAAGAGGTGGTTTGCCAGGTGCAGATGATTTATTCCAAAAGCAATTTGAATCATTATTACAACAGAATGACTACCAAAACGCTGCTAAAGTTGCAGCTTCGTCTACTTCTttgagaaatcaaaatacTATCAAcagattgaaaaacatcCAAGCCCCCCCAGGTGCGATTTCTCCTATCCTACTGTACTTTTCAACGTTATTGGATAAAGGCAAATTGAATAAAGAGGAGACCATTGAATTGGCTAGACCAGTTTTACAACAAGATAGGAAGCAATTGTTCGAAAAATGGCTAAAGGAAGATAAGTTGGAATGTTCGGAAGAACTGGGTGACATTGTTAAGCCATTCGACACTACTTTGGCTCTAGCTTGTTACTTAAGAGCAAGTGCTCACGCAAAAGTTATTTCGTGTTTGGCTGAGCTGCAACAGTTTGAGAAAATTATTCCTTACTGTCAAAAGGTCAATTATCAACCTAACTTCTTGGTGCTaatctcttctttgatTAGGTCGTCACCAGACAGGGCTTCCGAATTTGCCGTATCTCTATTGCAAAATCCAGAAGCCGCCTCTCAAATTgacattgaaaagattgccgatctatttttttctcagaATCATATTCAACAAGGTACTTCTCTACTGTTGGACGCCCTGAAAGGAGACACTCCAGACCAAGGCCACTTGCAAACTCGAGTTCTTGAAGTCAATCTACTACACGCACCTCAAGTTGCTGACGCTATCTTGGGTAACAATATCTTTTCTCATTATGATAAACCAACCATTGCTTCATTGTCCGAGAAAGCAGGGCTATATCAGAGagctttggaaaattaCACAGACATAAAAGATATTAAGAGATGCGTTATTCATACCAGTGCTTTGCCTATTGATTGGTTGGTCGGCTATTTTGGTAAGTTGAATGTTGAACAATCTTTAGCGTGCTTGAAAGCCCTAATGGATAACAATATTCAGACTAATGTTCAAACTGTAGTCCAAGTGGCCACTAAGTTCTCTGACCTGATCGGTCCTTCGATTTTAATCAAGTTGTTCGAAGACTACAACGCTACTGAAGGGTTGTACTACTACTTAGCCTCTTTGGTCAACCTAACAGAAGACAAGGATGTTGTTTACAAATACATTGAAGCTGCTGCTAAAATGAAGCAGTACAGAGAAATCGAAAGAATCGTCAAGGACAATAGTGTATACGACCCAGAAAGAGTcaagaatttcttgaaagatgCAAACTTGGAAGATCAATTACCTTTGGTAATTGTTTGCGATCgtttcaattttgttcATGAAATGATTTTGTATTTGTACAAATCACAAAACTTGAAATTCATCGAAACTTATGTTCAGCAAGTTAACCCTTCCAAAACTGCTCAAGTTGTTGGTGCGCTATTAGACATGGACTGCGATGAGAAATTTATTCAACATTTACTCCAATCAGTCCTAGGTCAAGTTCCCATTGATGAATTGACTACTGAAgtagagaaaagaaatagattAAAGATATTGTTACCTTTCCTAGAACAAAGTTTGAGTCAGGGCATTCAAGATCAGGCCGTTTACAATGCATTGGCTAAAATTTATATCGATTCCAATAACTCCCCTGAAAAGTTtttaaaggaaaatgacCAATACGACACTTTAGATGTCGGTCACTACTGCGAAAAAAGAGATCCATACCTTGCTTATATCGCGTACGAAAAGGGCcaaaatgatgatgacttGATCAGAATTACTAACGAAAATAGCATGTACAAGTATCAGGCTAGATATTTGTTGGAACGTTCTGACCTAGATTTATGgaacaaagttttgaatTCAGAGAATATCCATAAAAGACAGTTAATCGATTCAGTCATCTCCGTTGGTATCCCTGAATTGACGGACCCTGAACCTGTTTCTTTAACCGTTCAAGCGTTCATGACCAATGGTTTGAAACTGGAACTAATAGAATTGTTAGAAAAGATTATATTAGAACCTTCTCCTTTCAACGAAAATGTAGCCTTGCAAGGCTTACTATTATTGTCCGCTATCAAGTATGAACCAACTAAAGTTTCAAGctatattgaaaaattagataACTACGATGCCGATGAAATCGCACCATTATGTATCGAGcatgatttgaaagaggaagcttttgaaatttaCGACAAGCATGAGATGTACGGTAAAGCCTTGAAGGTTTTGGTTGAAGATATCATGTCCTTAGATAGAGCCGCAGCTTACGCTGATAAGATCAATAGCTCTGAATTATGGTCTCAAATTGGTACTGCCCAGTTAGATGGCTTGAGAATTCCTGATGCTATTGAGTCATATATCAAAGCAGAAGACCCATCCAATTACGAAAATGTGATTGATATTGCTGAACAAGCCAGCAAATACGAAGAATTGATTCCTTACTTACTAATGGCTAGGAAAGCTTTGAAGGAACCAAAGATCGATGGCGCTTTAATCTTGGCTTACGCGGAACTAAATAAGAttcatgaaattgaaaacttgtTAGTGGGCTCTAATGTCGCAAACTTGAATCAAGTTGGTGATAaactatttgaaaacaaggAATATAAAGCGGCCAGATTGTGTTACTCTGCAGTTTCCAACTATTCCAAACTTGCTTCCACTTTGGTTTACTTGGGCGATTATCAATCTGCTGTGGATACTGCTAGGAAAGCTTCAAACATCAAAGTTTGGAAACTAGTTAATGACGCTtgtattgaaaagaaagagtttAAGTTAGCCCAAATTTGCGGGTTGAATTTGATTGTTCATGCAGAAGAATTAGATGAACTAGTACAAAAGTATGAATCAAACGGTTTCTTCGAAGAACTGATTGCATTGTTCGAAGCCGGTTTAGGTTTAGAACGTGCTCATATGGGTATGTTCACTGAATTAGCCATTCTGTATTCTAAATACGAACCAGAAAAGTCTTTCGAACACTTGAAGCTATTCTGGTCCAGAATTAATATTCCAAAGGTAATTAGAGCGATCGAACAAGCTCACCTATGGTCTGAATTGGTGTTTTTGTATGCCCACTACGATGAATGGGATAATGCCGCCTTAACTTTGATCGAGAAGTCAACGAAAGATTTAGATCATGCTTATTTCAAGGAAGTTATTGTAAAAGTTTCTAACTTAGAAATCTACTACAAGGCTATCAATTTCTACGTCAAATTCCATCCATCATTACTAGTCGATCTTTTGACCGCTTTAACGCCAAGGTTGGATATTCCAAGAACCGTTAAAatcttttccaaatccGATAACTTACCTCTAATCAAGCCATTTTTAATAAATGTTCTGCCAAAAAATAACTCCGTTGTTAATCAAGCCTACCATGATCTGATGATcgaagaggaagattaCAAAGCTTTACAAGATGCTGTTGATTCATACGACAAATTCGATCAATTAGGCTTGGCATCTCGCTTGGAATCTCACCAGttagttttcttcaagaaaattgcCGCTTTATTATATCgtagaaataaaaaatggtcGAAGAGTCTTTCTATCctgaaggaagaaaaactgtGGAAGGACACTATTGAAACGGCAGCTATCTCTCAAGACGCAAAGGTGGTAGAAGATCTAATGACCTATTTTGTTGAAACTGGTAACAAGGAAGCTTTTGTTGCATTACTATATGTTGCATACAACTTGGTGAGATTTGACTTCGTCTTGGAAATATCATGGATGAATTCTTTGGAAGACTACATTAAACCATATGAAATATCTGTAAAGAAAGAGCAGAACGATTCCATTAGAAAAATCTCCCAAGAGCTGGCTGAAAAGTCAGGCTCTaatgaagaacaaaggGATGGCCAACCtttgatgttgatgaatAGTGCAATGAATTTACAACCCACTGGATTCTAA
- the POX1 gene encoding acyl-CoA oxidase (similar to Saccharomyces cerevisiae POX1 (YGL205W); ancestral locus Anc_3.514) — MTRRTTIDPDSVVLNPQKFIQKERANSKIKVDQVNTFLESSPERRALTHALIDQIVNDPVLKTDTDYYDATKLQEREVTAKKIARLASYMEHDIKTVRKHFRGTDLMEDLQANDPDKAAPLTNKDISIFDKRLSLVANIDPQLGTRVGVHLGLFGNCIKGNGTDEQIRYWLQERGATLMKGIYGCFAMTELGHGSNVAQLQTKAVYDKQTDAFIIDTPDLTATKWWIGGAAHSATHATVYARLIVEGKDYGVKTFVVPLRDPSTFQLLPGISIGDIGAKMGRDGIDNGWIQFRNVVIPREFMLSRFTKVIRSPDGSVTVKTEPQLDQISGYSALLSGRVNMVMDSFRFGSKFATIAVRYAVGRQQFAPKKGMSETQLIDYPLHQYRVLPQLCVPYLVSPVAFKLMDSYYSTLDELYKASSSADKAALITVSKKLKNLFIDSASLKATNTWLIATLIDELRQTCGGHGYSQYNGFGKGYDDWVVQCTWEGDNNVLSLTSAKSILKKFVDSATKGRFDAQLDVDSFSYLKPRYIGSVISGETKSSLQELGDYTEVWSITLVKLLAHIGTLVEKSRSIDSVSKLLVLVSKFHALRCMLKTYYEKLNSSSDSHISDEITRESLWNVYKLFSLYFIDKHSGEFQQFKIFTADQISRVVQPQLLALLPIVRRDCISLTDSFELPDAMLNAPIGYFDGDIYHNYFNEVCRNNPAEADGAGKPPYHAELSTMLGRGFEFDQKLGGAATTETLSKLNK; from the coding sequence ATGACAAGACGTACTACTATTGATCCTGATTCGGTGGTATTGAACCCTCAGAAGTTTATTCAGAAGGAAAGAGCGAACTCCAAAATCAAGGTCGACCAAGTTAACACCTTTTTAGAGTCATCCCCTGAAAGAAGAGCTTTAACGCACGCCTTAATAGACCAAATAGTGAATGATCCGGTATTGAAAACTGACACAGACTACTATGATGCTACAAAATTGCAGGAGAGAGAAGTTACTGCGAAGAAAATTGCTAGACTTGCTAGCTATATGGAACATGACATCAAGACTGTCCGCAAGCACTTCCGCGGCACTGATCTCATGGAAGACTTGCAAGCAAATGACCCAGATAAAGCCGCTCCTTTAACTAACAAGGATATATCTATATTTGATAAGAGGTTATCGCTGGTAGCCAATATCGATCCTCAGTTGGGCACTCGTGTGGGTGTCCACTTGGGGCTCTTTGGTAATTGTATTAAAGGCAATGGTACTGATGAACAAATTCGGTATTGGTTACAAGAAAGGGGTGCCACTTTAATGAAAGGTATATATGGCTGCTTTGCAATGACTGAACTAGGACATGGCTCTAATGTGGCCCAGCTACAGACAAAGGCGGTGTACGATAAGCAAACTGACGCCTTTATTATCGATACGCCTGACCTGACCGCCACTAAATGGTGGATTGGTGGTGCTGCCCACTCTGCCACGCATGCTACAGTGTACGCTAGACTGATCGTTGAAGGTAAAGACTACGGTGTGAAGACATTTGTTGTCCCTCTCAGAGACCCTTCGACTTTCCAATTGTTACCTGGCATTTCTATAGGCGACATTGGGGCCAAGATGGGTCGTGATGGTATTGACAATGGTTGGATCCAATTCAGAAACGTAGTTATTCCCAGAGAATTTATGTTAAGCAGGTTCACTAAGGTCATTCGCTCGCCAGATGGTTCTGTCACAGTCAAGACTGAGCCACAACTAGATCAAATTTCTGGCTATAGTGCATTACTGAGTGGTAGAGTTAACATGGTTATGGATTCGTTCAGATTCGGCTCGAAGTTTGCCACCATTGCGGTGCGTTACGCGGTGGGTCGTCAGCAATTCGCACCTAAAAAGGGGATGTCCGAAACACAACTAATTGACTATCCCCTTCATCAATATCGTGTCTTGCCGCAATTGTGTGTCCCATATTTGGTGTCCCCCGTGGCTTTCAAATTGATGGACAGCTATTATTCCACTTTGGACGAGTTATACAAGGCATCTTCATCTGCAGATAAAGCTGCTCTGATTACCGTTAGtaagaagttgaagaatCTATTTATTGATAGTGCTAGCTTGAAAGCCACCAACACTTGGCTAATTGCTACGTTGATTGATGAATTGAGGCAGACTTGCGGGGGACACGGGTACTCCCAGTATAACGGATTTGGAAAGGGCTATGATGACTGGGTGGTTCAGTGCACCTGGGAAGGTGATAACAACGTTTTATCTTTAACTTCAGCAAAATCaatactgaaaaaattcgttGATTCGGCTACAAAGGGCAGGTTTGATGCCCAATTAGATGTTGATTCATTCTCTTATTTGAAACCTCGGTACATAGGATCTGTGATTTCTGGCGAGACAAAGAGTAGTTTACAGGAGCTAGGTGATTACACTGAAGTTTGGTCTATTACTTTGGTTAAATTGTTGGCACATATTGGTACTTtggttgaaaaatcaagaagtATTGACAGCGTCTCCAAGCTTCTAGTTTTAGTGTCCAAATTCCATGCTTTGCGTTGTATGTTGAAAACCTATTATGAAAAGCTAAATTCTTCCAGTGATTCACATATCTCCGATGAAATTACTAGGGAATCCTTGTGGAATGTCTATAAGTTATTTTCGTTATACTTTATTGACAAACACTCCGGAGAATTCCAgcaattcaaaattttcactgCTGATCAGATCTCCAGAGTTGTGCAGCCGCAGCTATTGGCTCTTCTACCAATTGTGAGAAGGGACTGTATAAGTTTGACAGACTCTTTTGAGTTACCTGACGCAATGCTAAATGCCCCTATCGGTTACTTCGACGGTGATATCTATCACAACTACTTTAATGAAGTTTGCCGCAACAATCCAGCGGAAGCAGATGGAGCAGGTAAACCCCCCTATCATGCAGAGTTGAGTACCATGCTCGGTAGAGGGTTCGAATTCGATCAAAAGTTAGGCGGTGCAGCTACTACAGAAACTCTATCAAAATTAAACAAATGA